The Pongo abelii isolate AG06213 chromosome 20, NHGRI_mPonAbe1-v2.0_pri, whole genome shotgun sequence genome window below encodes:
- the LOC134759387 gene encoding pregnancy-specific beta-1-glycoprotein 2-like: MQAAETMGPLSAPPCIQRITWKGLLLTASLLNFWNPPMTAQVTIEAQPPKVSEGKDVLLLVHNLPQNLTGYIWYKRQMKDLYHYITSYVVDGQIIIYGPAYSGRETVYSNASLLIQNVTREDAGSYTLHIIKGGDGTRRETGNFTFTLYLETPKPSISSSNLNPREATETVILTCDPETPDASYLWWMNGQSLPMTHRLQLSETNRTLFLLGVTKYIAGPYECEIRNPVSASRSDPVTLNLLREWPGCPTISSSYTYYHTGEVPKLSCLTDSHPPAEHSWLIDGKFQQSAQVFFIPQITKT; the protein is encoded by the exons ATGCAGGCAGCAGAGACCATGGGGCCCCTCTCAGCCCCTCCCTGCATACAGCGCATCACCTGGAAGGGGCTCCTGCTCACAG CATCACTTTTAAACTTCTGGAACCCGCCCATGACTGCCCAAGTTACGATTGAAGCCCAGCCACCCAAAGTTTCTGAGGGGAAGGATGTTCTTCTACTTGTCCACAATTTACCCCAGAATCTTACTGGCTACATCTGGTACAAAAGGCAAATGAAGGACCTCTACCATTACATTACATCATATGTAGTAGACGGTCAAATAATTATATATGGGCCTGCATACAGTGGACGAGAAACAGTATATTCCAATGCATCCCTGCTGATCCAGAATGTCACCCGGGAGGACGCAGGATCCTACACCTTACACATCATAAAGGGAGGTGATGGGACTAGAAGAGAAACTGGAAATTTCACCTTCACCTTATACC TGGAGACTCCCAAGCCCTCCATCTCCAGCAGCAACTTAAACCCAAGGGAAGCCACGGAGACTGTGATCTTAACCTGTGATCCTGAGACCCCGGACGCAAGCTACCTGTGGTGGATGAATGGTCAGAGCCTTCCTATGACTCACAGGTTGCAGCTGTCCGAAACGAACAGGACCCTCTTTCTATTGGGTGTCACAAAGTATATTGCAGGACCCTATGAATGTGAAATACGGAACCCAGTGAGTGCCAGCCGCAGTGACCCAGTCACCCTGAATCTCCTCCGTGA GTGGCCTGGATGTCCCACAATTTCTTCCTCATACACCTATTACCATACAGGGGAAGTCCCCAAGCTCTCCTGCCTCACAGACTCTCACCCACCGGCAGAGCATTCTTGGCTGATTGATGGGAAGTTCCAGCAATCAGCACAAGTATTCTTTATCCCCCAAATCACTAAAACATAG